The proteins below are encoded in one region of Calditrichota bacterium:
- the tgt gene encoding tRNA guanosine(34) transglycosylase Tgt: MPFPSGAADPARPRDFQTTATDGAARAGILTTPHGIVRTPAFLPVGTVASVKGLGPDELRAAGVEMVLGNTYHLHHRPGEELVASMGGLAAFMGWNGPTLTDSGGFQVFSLSETRKIDEAGVAFRSVYDGRLVHLTPERAGDIQRALGADLIYALDECPPYPASRDEVDRATALTTRWAERFLSHLRQTSDKRSQQGLTVVIQGGLFDDLRVRSLEELALLDPDTFAIGGVSVGEPPQEMYRVAEICCSRLPSDRVRHLLGVGTPEDLLTCIGFGVDLFDCVLPTRNGRNGETFTSSGRIDLRLARFRSDQGPLDPICGCPACRNFSRAYLHHLTTAGELLGMRLLSLHNIAYYEHLMQQAQAAIVKGEFGQWKKTLVAGWKG, from the coding sequence GTGCCTTTTCCCAGCGGAGCGGCGGATCCGGCCCGTCCTAGAGACTTTCAAACGACCGCGACCGACGGCGCGGCGCGCGCCGGAATCCTGACGACGCCGCATGGGATCGTCCGGACGCCTGCTTTCCTGCCGGTAGGGACGGTCGCATCGGTCAAAGGCCTTGGTCCCGATGAACTACGCGCTGCCGGGGTCGAGATGGTGCTCGGGAACACCTACCATTTGCACCACCGTCCCGGTGAAGAGTTGGTTGCCAGTATGGGGGGACTGGCAGCCTTTATGGGCTGGAACGGGCCTACCTTGACCGACTCGGGCGGCTTTCAGGTCTTCAGCCTCTCCGAAACGCGCAAGATCGACGAAGCCGGCGTAGCCTTCCGGTCGGTCTATGACGGCCGACTGGTGCACCTGACGCCGGAAAGGGCAGGAGATATCCAACGTGCCTTGGGCGCCGATCTGATCTACGCCCTCGACGAGTGTCCACCCTACCCGGCATCGCGGGACGAGGTCGATCGCGCTACTGCACTAACGACCCGCTGGGCCGAGCGGTTCCTGAGTCACTTGAGGCAGACATCGGATAAGCGCTCTCAGCAGGGGTTGACGGTTGTCATCCAGGGCGGTCTCTTCGACGATCTGCGGGTGCGTTCGCTGGAGGAGTTGGCCTTGCTTGATCCGGACACCTTTGCCATTGGAGGCGTGTCGGTCGGCGAGCCTCCGCAGGAAATGTATCGGGTCGCGGAGATTTGTTGCAGCCGCCTGCCTTCCGACAGGGTGCGACACCTGTTAGGCGTCGGGACGCCGGAAGACCTCCTGACCTGTATCGGATTCGGAGTCGATCTCTTCGACTGCGTCCTGCCGACCCGCAACGGCCGCAACGGGGAGACTTTCACATCGTCCGGTCGTATCGACCTGCGCCTGGCTCGCTTTCGCAGCGATCAGGGCCCGCTCGACCCGATATGCGGCTGCCCGGCCTGCCGCAACTTCAGCCGCGCTTATTTGCATCACTTGACGACCGCCGGTGAACTGTTGGGAATGCGACTGCTAAGTCTGCACAACATAGCCTATTACGAGCACTTGATGCAGCAGGCTCAAGCCGCGATCGTCAAAGGGGAATTCGGTCAGTGGAAGAAGACTCTTGTAGCCGGCTGGAAGGGCTGA
- a CDS encoding OsmC family protein: MGATKTELHAVVTWRGESRFEGANPTGQGILFDSRPAGEPTSGPSPMETVLQAAGACSGMDVEFILRKRQLKLEHLEVHLTGVKRAEHPRIYESIHAAYRAKGEGITKDEMERAVNLSHTTYCSVFGMLRQIADVTWECEVITD, translated from the coding sequence ATGGGAGCAACCAAGACTGAGTTACATGCCGTCGTCACCTGGCGCGGCGAATCCCGCTTCGAAGGCGCTAATCCTACCGGGCAGGGCATCCTCTTCGACTCCCGACCGGCTGGCGAACCGACGTCAGGCCCGTCGCCGATGGAGACCGTCCTCCAGGCCGCCGGCGCCTGCAGTGGTATGGATGTCGAGTTCATTCTGCGCAAACGGCAGTTGAAACTCGAACATCTCGAAGTGCACCTGACCGGCGTCAAACGCGCCGAACATCCCCGCATCTATGAGTCGATTCACGCTGCCTACCGCGCCAAAGGCGAGGGTATCACCAAAGATGAGATGGAGCGCGCCGTCAACCTCTCGCATACAACCTACTGCTCGGTCTTCGGGATGCTGAGGCAGATTGCCGACGTTACTTGGGAATGCGAAGTCATCACCGACTAA
- a CDS encoding phosphatase PAP2 family protein: MFNILHFAFFIQLDAQLALVLNGAFRNPLFDVAMPFLDRNVNWMGPLLLVWLGVMIWGGKRGRIAGVLAVVVVILTDQISSGLVKPLVERIRPCNVIPGLHYWSKEGWIVIPDVIEVVYKRSFSFPSSHAANSMGQALWWALFYPAGRWWYLGGALVIGYSRIYIGVHYPGDVIGGWIIGAVSFGIVWWVGSKAGWVRNPNPNGARFAA; the protein is encoded by the coding sequence GTGTTCAACATTCTGCATTTTGCATTCTTCATTCAATTAGACGCCCAACTGGCGCTCGTCCTGAACGGTGCCTTCCGCAACCCTCTCTTTGATGTCGCGATGCCCTTCCTCGACCGCAACGTAAACTGGATGGGGCCTCTGTTGCTGGTTTGGCTCGGGGTGATGATCTGGGGCGGCAAACGAGGCCGCATCGCCGGGGTGCTCGCGGTCGTCGTCGTGATCCTGACCGACCAGATCAGTTCCGGGCTGGTCAAACCGCTCGTCGAACGGATCCGGCCCTGCAACGTCATCCCGGGACTGCATTACTGGTCGAAAGAGGGCTGGATCGTCATACCCGACGTGATCGAGGTCGTCTATAAGAGGTCGTTCTCGTTCCCGTCGTCGCATGCCGCGAACTCGATGGGGCAGGCACTCTGGTGGGCTTTGTTCTATCCGGCGGGAAGGTGGTGGTATCTGGGCGGTGCGCTGGTAATCGGCTATTCGCGCATCTACATCGGTGTGCACTATCCGGGCGACGTCATCGGCGGCTGGATTATTGGGGCGGTTAGTTTCGGTATAGTCTGGTGGGTTGGATCCAAAGCCGGCTGGGTGCGAAATCCAAATCCAAATGGAGCCCGATTTGCGGCGTGA
- a CDS encoding rRNA pseudouridine synthase, whose protein sequence is MRLSRFLALAGAASRRSAEDLICAGRVRVGGKVVLDPATGVEETSDITLDGAPLEIARARTYIIYHKPAGVITTLAKSREPGLSLPEALPDLPERLFPVGRLDRETTGLLILTDDGDLAFRLIHPRHEVEKEYLVRLNRPLGSRDFERIRKGIIIDERKVEVSALLPAPGGRCRVVIHEGRKHIVRRLFRELKLTVVELKRTRIGPVALGRLGVGRWRKLTPGEVQRLKQTAGL, encoded by the coding sequence ATGCGCCTTTCCCGCTTCCTTGCCTTGGCCGGAGCCGCCTCCCGCCGCAGCGCCGAAGACTTGATCTGCGCCGGTCGCGTCCGCGTCGGCGGCAAGGTCGTCCTCGACCCGGCGACCGGTGTCGAAGAGACCTCCGACATCACCCTCGACGGCGCGCCGCTCGAGATTGCCCGGGCGCGCACCTATATTATCTACCACAAGCCGGCCGGCGTCATCACCACGTTGGCGAAGAGCCGCGAACCTGGGCTTTCGCTGCCGGAAGCGCTGCCTGACCTCCCCGAGCGGCTCTTCCCGGTCGGTCGGCTCGACCGCGAAACGACCGGCCTGCTGATCCTGACCGACGACGGCGACCTTGCGTTCCGCTTGATTCATCCCCGCCATGAGGTCGAAAAGGAATACCTTGTCCGACTGAACCGCCCGCTTGGCTCCCGCGACTTTGAGCGCATCCGCAAGGGCATCATCATCGACGAGCGCAAGGTGGAGGTCTCGGCGCTTCTCCCGGCTCCGGGAGGACGTTGCCGGGTCGTCATCCACGAAGGCCGCAAGCACATCGTCCGGCGGCTCTTTCGGGAACTGAAGTTGACGGTCGTCGAGTTGAAGCGGACGCGAATCGGGCCGGTGGCGCTCGGCCGGCTCGGGGTCGGCAGATGGCGTAAGTTGACACCGGGCGAGGTGCAGCGGCTGAAGCAGACAGCCGGGCTTTGA
- a CDS encoding slipin family protein, whose protein sequence is MISLPTIFIVIVAIFILASAIKVLNEYERGVIFRLGRVIGAKGPGIILLIPIIDRMVRISLRVEARDVPPQDCITKDNVSIQVNAVIYFRVVEPNKSIVAVENYLYATLQFAQTTLRSVIGQVELDELLAEREKVNIRLQEIIDRHIEPWGVKVSSVEIKHVDLPQEMKRAWAKQSEAERERRAKITHAEGELQASVKLAEAAQVISKDPIALQLRYLQTLTEIATEKNSTIVFPIPIDILKPLMGTPQQKQIEGS, encoded by the coding sequence ATGATTTCCCTCCCGACGATCTTCATCGTCATCGTCGCGATTTTCATCCTCGCCAGCGCCATCAAGGTGCTGAACGAGTATGAGCGCGGCGTCATCTTCCGGCTCGGGCGTGTGATCGGCGCCAAGGGGCCGGGTATCATCCTGCTGATCCCGATCATCGACCGCATGGTGCGCATATCTTTGCGGGTCGAAGCGCGCGACGTCCCGCCGCAGGACTGCATCACCAAGGACAATGTCTCGATCCAAGTCAATGCGGTGATTTACTTCCGCGTCGTCGAACCTAATAAATCGATCGTAGCCGTCGAGAATTACCTCTATGCGACGCTCCAGTTCGCCCAGACGACGCTCCGCTCGGTGATCGGCCAGGTCGAACTCGACGAACTCCTGGCCGAGCGCGAGAAGGTCAACATCCGCCTGCAGGAAATCATCGACCGGCATATCGAGCCGTGGGGCGTGAAGGTTTCGTCGGTAGAGATCAAGCACGTCGATCTGCCACAGGAAATGAAGCGCGCCTGGGCCAAGCAGTCCGAAGCCGAGCGGGAACGTCGCGCCAAGATCACCCACGCCGAAGGCGAACTGCAAGCCTCAGTAAAACTCGCTGAAGCCGCACAGGTAATCTCGAAAGACCCGATCGCACTGCAGTTGCGCTATCTCCAGACGCTGACCGAGATCGCCACCGAAAAGAACTCGACGATCGTCTTCCCCATTCCGATCGACATCCTGAAGCCGCTGATGGGCACCCCGCAGCAAAAGCAGATCGAGGGGAGTTAG
- a CDS encoding aminomethyl-transferring glycine dehydrogenase subunit GcvPA, whose product MNYTSHSDADRAAMLAAIGVTSIDELLSKVIPERFHLPEPLDLPPGLTEYEVLKEMKALAGTNLPASESLSFLGGGVYDHYIPAAISHIIGRSEFYTAYTPYQAEVAQGTLQTIYEFQSMVCRLMGMDAANASHYDGATALAEGALMAVRKTGRKVVVVAGSVNPHYRAVLSTYCTPTGIEVRTLDLKNGRIDLTTLAPTVEGAAALVLQHPNYFGLLEPVAECARAAHQAGALVVSSTYPTSLALLKPPGEWGADIATAEGQPLGVPMSLGGPYLGLFAVKKDLVRLMPGRIVARAKDRLGRDGFVLTLQTREQHIRREKATSNICTNQALIALCALVYLSLVGRDGLRRAAGSSYKGAHYLAEKVAALPGCSLRFSGEFFSEFLLELPRPAADVQKRLVKHGILAGPLPGRDYPGMENCLSIAVTEKRSVEEMDRFVEVLKTALHQTD is encoded by the coding sequence TTGAATTACACCTCGCACAGCGATGCCGACCGCGCCGCGATGCTCGCCGCCATTGGCGTCACTTCAATTGACGAATTGCTCTCCAAGGTCATCCCGGAACGCTTTCACCTTCCCGAACCGCTCGACCTCCCACCAGGGCTGACCGAATACGAGGTTTTGAAGGAAATGAAGGCGCTGGCCGGGACCAACCTGCCGGCATCGGAGTCGCTCTCCTTTCTCGGCGGGGGAGTCTATGACCATTATATCCCCGCCGCCATATCGCACATCATCGGCCGGTCTGAGTTCTACACCGCTTATACACCCTATCAGGCCGAAGTCGCGCAGGGGACATTACAGACCATATACGAATTTCAGTCCATGGTCTGCCGCCTGATGGGAATGGACGCCGCAAACGCCTCGCACTATGACGGCGCCACCGCGCTCGCCGAGGGCGCCCTGATGGCAGTTCGCAAGACCGGTCGGAAGGTCGTCGTCGTAGCAGGCTCCGTCAACCCGCACTACCGGGCGGTGCTATCAACCTATTGCACCCCTACCGGCATCGAGGTCCGAACCCTTGACTTGAAGAACGGCCGGATCGACCTGACAACTCTCGCTCCCACGGTCGAAGGCGCCGCCGCGCTGGTCCTTCAGCATCCCAACTACTTCGGGCTTCTGGAGCCGGTAGCCGAATGTGCACGGGCCGCCCATCAAGCCGGAGCGCTGGTAGTGTCGTCCACCTACCCGACCTCGCTTGCACTTCTCAAGCCTCCCGGCGAGTGGGGAGCCGACATCGCCACCGCCGAAGGCCAGCCGCTCGGGGTGCCGATGTCGCTCGGCGGGCCTTATCTCGGGCTTTTCGCCGTCAAGAAAGACCTTGTCCGCCTCATGCCGGGCCGGATCGTTGCCCGTGCGAAAGACCGCCTCGGCCGCGACGGCTTCGTCCTGACGCTTCAGACCCGCGAGCAGCACATCCGCCGCGAAAAGGCGACCTCCAATATCTGCACCAATCAGGCTCTTATTGCGCTCTGCGCACTGGTCTATCTCAGCCTCGTCGGGCGGGACGGACTGCGCCGTGCAGCGGGCAGCTCTTACAAAGGCGCGCACTATCTGGCTGAAAAGGTCGCAGCGCTGCCCGGCTGTAGTCTCCGCTTTAGCGGCGAGTTCTTCAGCGAGTTTCTCCTCGAACTGCCCCGACCGGCTGCAGACGTGCAGAAGCGCTTGGTCAAGCACGGCATACTTGCCGGACCGCTCCCGGGCCGCGACTACCCGGGTATGGAGAACTGCCTCTCCATTGCCGTGACGGAAAAGCGGTCAGTCGAAGAAATGGACCGGTTTGTGGAGGTCTTGAAGACCGCGCTCCACCAGACCGATTAG
- the gcvH gene encoding glycine cleavage system protein GcvH: protein MNIPPELRYTKDHEWFRAEKGEGTVGITDYAQGELGDIVFVDLPDIGTVVTQGKPFGSIEAVKAATDLYAPISGEVVAVNGLLDQQPELINQSPYGDGWIIRIQIADTGEIDTLLDADTYHRLVSASGGH from the coding sequence ATGAACATCCCACCCGAACTTCGTTACACCAAAGACCACGAGTGGTTTCGCGCCGAAAAGGGCGAAGGCACGGTCGGTATAACGGACTATGCCCAGGGGGAACTGGGCGATATTGTCTTCGTCGATCTGCCTGATATCGGAACCGTCGTCACCCAGGGCAAGCCGTTCGGCTCTATCGAAGCGGTCAAGGCCGCCACCGACCTCTATGCCCCGATTTCGGGCGAAGTCGTCGCCGTCAACGGACTGCTCGACCAGCAGCCGGAACTGATCAATCAGTCACCCTACGGCGACGGCTGGATCATCCGGATTCAGATCGCCGACACGGGCGAAATCGACACCCTGCTCGATGCCGATACCTACCACCGGCTGGTCTCTGCCTCCGGAGGCCACTGA
- the accC gene encoding acetyl-CoA carboxylase biotin carboxylase subunit: MFKKVLIANRGEIALRVIRACRELGLKTVAVYSQADADALHVRFADEAICIGPAKSRDSYLHIPRLIGAAEITGADAIHPGYGFLAENAQFAEICAESNLAFIGPAPETIRKMGDKALARRTMEEAGVPILPGTRDAVQSEEEAMAEAGRIGYPVIIKAAAGGGGKGMRVVKTAEDLPRLFGMAKVEAETAFADGSVYIERYLEGPRHIEVQVMGYRSGRSLSFGERDCSVQRRHQKLIEEAPSPVISEDLRRNLTDAAVRGAEAVEYLGAGTIEFLVQGGEFFFMEMNTRIQVEHPVTEQIFRTDLVKEQILAVSGREQPPSLPAIEGHAIECRINAEDPDRNFTPSPGTITAFHVPGGMGVRVDTHAYAGYTIPPHYDSLIAKLIAYGNDREEAIARMLRALDEFVVEGIATTIPLHKRILRDERFRTSAYSTRFMEEFQA; the protein is encoded by the coding sequence ATGTTCAAGAAAGTCCTGATCGCCAATCGCGGCGAAATCGCGCTCCGGGTCATCCGCGCCTGCCGGGAGTTGGGGCTGAAAACAGTGGCGGTCTATAGCCAGGCCGATGCCGATGCCCTCCATGTCCGGTTCGCCGATGAAGCCATCTGTATTGGCCCGGCGAAGTCGCGCGACAGTTATCTCCACATCCCCCGTCTCATCGGCGCCGCCGAAATCACCGGCGCCGATGCCATCCATCCCGGCTACGGCTTCCTCGCCGAAAACGCCCAGTTTGCCGAAATCTGCGCCGAATCGAACCTCGCCTTCATCGGCCCCGCCCCCGAGACGATCCGCAAAATGGGCGACAAAGCGCTTGCCCGGCGGACGATGGAGGAAGCCGGCGTTCCGATCCTGCCCGGCACGCGCGATGCCGTCCAGTCTGAAGAGGAAGCCATGGCCGAGGCGGGCCGGATCGGCTATCCGGTGATCATCAAAGCCGCCGCAGGTGGCGGTGGAAAAGGTATGCGGGTCGTCAAGACCGCGGAAGATCTCCCCCGCCTGTTTGGCATGGCCAAGGTCGAAGCCGAGACCGCCTTTGCCGACGGATCGGTCTATATCGAGAGATACCTCGAAGGCCCCCGGCACATCGAAGTGCAAGTGATGGGCTATCGTAGCGGACGCTCGCTCTCGTTCGGAGAACGCGACTGCTCAGTGCAGCGACGGCATCAGAAGTTGATCGAAGAAGCGCCTTCGCCCGTGATCTCCGAAGACTTGCGACGAAACTTGACCGATGCCGCCGTCCGGGGCGCTGAAGCGGTCGAATACCTCGGCGCCGGGACGATCGAATTCCTCGTTCAGGGCGGCGAGTTCTTCTTCATGGAGATGAACACCCGCATCCAGGTCGAGCACCCGGTTACCGAGCAGATCTTTCGCACCGATCTCGTCAAGGAACAGATCCTCGCCGTAAGCGGGCGCGAACAGCCGCCATCCCTTCCGGCTATCGAGGGTCACGCCATCGAATGCCGCATCAACGCCGAAGATCCCGACCGCAATTTCACGCCTTCTCCCGGCACGATAACGGCTTTTCACGTCCCTGGTGGGATGGGCGTCCGCGTCGATACCCACGCCTACGCCGGCTATACGATCCCCCCGCACTACGATTCACTGATCGCCAAATTGATTGCCTACGGCAACGACCGCGAGGAAGCCATCGCCCGGATGCTGCGGGCTCTCGACGAGTTCGTCGTCGAAGGCATCGCCACGACCATCCCGCTCCATAAGCGCATCCTGCGCGACGAACGTTTCCGCACGAGCGCCTATTCGACGCGGTTTATGGAAGAATTTCAGGCGTGA
- a CDS encoding acetyl-CoA carboxylase biotin carboxyl carrier protein has protein sequence MNYADIKRLVRLVESSDIAELELGEGESRVRIAKSNTSGQATAIPFPAMFPIPAGMPPASAAPVTPATAPDATAAAPVAAPARKLIEVQSPMVGTFYLAPAPEAPPYVQPGDQVKPGKVLCIIEAMKLMNEIEAEVSGRIVEALVENAQPVEFGQVLFRIDPA, from the coding sequence ATGAACTACGCCGACATCAAACGGCTTGTAAGACTCGTCGAGTCGAGCGACATCGCCGAACTCGAACTGGGAGAGGGCGAATCGCGCGTCCGAATTGCCAAGTCGAATACCTCCGGGCAGGCAACTGCGATCCCATTCCCGGCGATGTTTCCGATTCCTGCGGGAATGCCGCCGGCATCTGCCGCTCCGGTTACACCCGCGACTGCGCCGGATGCCACTGCGGCTGCGCCGGTCGCCGCGCCGGCACGGAAACTGATCGAAGTCCAGTCGCCGATGGTCGGCACCTTCTATCTGGCGCCGGCGCCGGAGGCACCGCCCTATGTCCAGCCGGGCGATCAGGTCAAGCCGGGCAAAGTGCTCTGCATCATCGAAGCGATGAAGTTGATGAACGAGATCGAGGCCGAAGTCTCAGGGCGGATCGTAGAAGCGCTCGTGGAAAACGCTCAGCCGGTCGAGTTCGGGCAGGTGCTCTTCCGCATCGACCCGGCCTGA
- the efp gene encoding elongation factor P: MATTADIKKGVVIDLEGGLWTIVDFQHVKPGKGGAFVRNTLKNIVTGKVIDRTLRSGEKIEIIKLDPRQMQFLYHDGDHFQFMDQETFEQVAVPEAVVGDAALFLKEGEIVKIAFNDETPLTIEIPFFIEYTIVQCEPGVKGDTVSNVTKPAKIETGATVQVPLFVESGERIRVDTRTGQYIERVR, from the coding sequence ATGGCAACTACCGCAGACATCAAAAAGGGCGTCGTCATCGACCTTGAAGGCGGGCTCTGGACCATCGTCGATTTCCAGCACGTCAAGCCCGGCAAGGGCGGCGCCTTCGTCCGCAACACCTTGAAGAACATCGTTACCGGCAAGGTGATCGACCGGACGCTTCGCTCGGGCGAAAAGATCGAGATCATCAAACTCGACCCGCGCCAGATGCAGTTCCTCTACCACGACGGCGACCACTTCCAGTTTATGGACCAGGAGACCTTCGAACAGGTCGCGGTGCCGGAAGCCGTCGTCGGCGATGCCGCGCTCTTCCTGAAGGAAGGCGAGATCGTCAAGATCGCCTTCAACGACGAGACGCCGCTCACTATCGAAATCCCCTTCTTCATCGAATACACGATCGTCCAGTGCGAGCCGGGCGTCAAAGGCGACACAGTATCGAACGTTACCAAACCCGCGAAGATCGAGACCGGCGCGACCGTGCAAGTGCCGCTCTTCGTCGAATCCGGCGAGCGCATCCGGGTTGACACCCGCACCGGTCAGTATATCGAACGGGTCCGCTAA
- a CDS encoding DUF2442 domain-containing protein: MAKRNVTRFELTGGYQIKVWFKNGRSGEVDIGELTGFEGDYYAPLRDPAYFRQVTIDEDFGAIRWPNDADIDPLALYAKATGTPLTVRV, from the coding sequence ATGGCAAAGAGAAACGTCACCCGCTTCGAACTGACCGGCGGCTACCAGATCAAGGTCTGGTTCAAGAACGGCAGATCAGGCGAGGTTGACATTGGAGAATTGACGGGTTTTGAAGGCGATTATTATGCGCCGCTCAGGGATCCGGCATACTTTCGTCAAGTTACCATTGACGAGGACTTCGGCGCGATTCGCTGGCCCAACGATGCCGACATCGATCCGCTCGCGCTCTACGCCAAAGCCACCGGCACCCCGCTAACCGTCCGCGTCTAG
- a CDS encoding DUF2283 domain-containing protein, translating to MKITYDSRVDALYIRFRDATVTTEHLSEGIAADYDSEGHLAGLEILDASTRLGDKQTFRQIVLEDLVFGGSR from the coding sequence ATGAAAATCACCTACGACTCCCGCGTCGATGCGCTCTATATTCGATTTCGGGACGCCACCGTTACAACTGAGCATCTCTCTGAAGGAATAGCCGCTGACTATGATTCCGAGGGACATCTTGCGGGGCTTGAAATCCTCGATGCTTCCACGCGCCTTGGAGATAAACAGACCTTCAGGCAAATCGTGCTTGAAGATTTGGTGTTTGGTGGCAGCCGGTAG
- a CDS encoding DUF4258 domain-containing protein, whose amino-acid sequence MKEIEFSEHALEQMRHRGTNPAEVIQAIRTAEWIKSKADRYECRLNFRFDDVWNGIGYHLKQVRPIFVLETDTIVIITVYTYYFNE is encoded by the coding sequence ATGAAGGAAATTGAGTTTTCAGAACATGCCCTTGAGCAGATGCGACATCGAGGCACAAACCCTGCAGAAGTTATTCAGGCAATACGAACTGCAGAGTGGATCAAATCTAAAGCAGATCGGTATGAATGCAGGCTAAATTTCAGATTCGACGACGTTTGGAATGGGATAGGTTATCATCTGAAACAGGTTCGACCAATATTCGTTCTTGAGACCGACACGATTGTCATCATTACGGTATACACCTATTATTTCAACGAGTAA